A genome region from Arachis duranensis cultivar V14167 chromosome 8, aradu.V14167.gnm2.J7QH, whole genome shotgun sequence includes the following:
- the LOC107463364 gene encoding probable trehalose-phosphate phosphatase I, with amino-acid sequence MKAYPDFQISGGRKIRPKIKWDKGRALLYLLETLGFDNFNHVIPIYIGDDKTDEDAFKVIVEKGEGFPIIVSSVAKETMASFSLRDPSHVMTFLIRLAKWKRNNSFITKTKQS; translated from the exons ATGAAAGCTTACCCAGATTTTCAAATCTCGGGAGGAAGAAag ATACGGCCAAAGATAAAGTGGGATAAAGGTCGTGCACTATTGTATTTGTTAGAGACTCTTGGCTTTGACAACTTTAACCATGTTATTCCAATTTACATTGGGGATGACAAAACAGATGAAGATGCTTTTAAG GTTATAGTTGAGAAAGGGGAAGGTTTTCCAATAATAGTTTCTTCGGTTGCTAAAGAGACCATGGCTTCTTTTTCTCTGCGTGACCCTTCTCATGTTATGACCTTCTTGATACGTTTAGCAAAATGGAAAAGGAACAACTCATTCATCACCAAAACCAAACAAAGTTGA